The Caldicellulosiruptor changbaiensis genome has a segment encoding these proteins:
- a CDS encoding carbohydrate ABC transporter permease — MKIKSSFGDKIFNVFNVTLMLIICFLTLYPVWYIIVYSFNEGKDAMLGGIYFWPRKFTLDNYKTVFSNSDITTAFMVTVARTVITTTLHVFFTAMVAYAFLRKELMGRKIYMAMGTITLFFGGGLIPYFLLIKSLGLYNTFWVYVIPGMFNFYNLIIFQAFFRELPIELEESAKIDGANDFVIFTRIILPLSTPVLATIALFVGVYNWNDYFMGVIFINNPKLQPIQTFLYKVIAQVTSNQMLAYAPGGIATRNVTSQSLKMATMVITTLPIVCVYPFLQKYFVKGLLIGAIKG, encoded by the coding sequence ATGAAAATCAAATCTTCATTCGGAGATAAGATATTTAACGTGTTTAACGTAACATTGATGCTTATTATATGTTTTCTAACTCTATATCCAGTGTGGTACATCATAGTGTATTCATTTAATGAAGGAAAAGATGCCATGCTTGGCGGCATCTACTTTTGGCCGCGAAAGTTTACCCTGGACAACTACAAAACTGTTTTTAGCAACAGCGACATCACAACAGCATTTATGGTAACAGTGGCAAGAACAGTTATAACAACAACACTGCATGTGTTTTTCACTGCAATGGTTGCATACGCATTTTTGAGAAAAGAACTTATGGGAAGAAAGATTTACATGGCAATGGGGACAATTACCCTCTTTTTTGGAGGGGGTCTCATACCATACTTTCTATTGATCAAAAGTTTGGGACTTTACAATACTTTCTGGGTGTATGTAATACCTGGGATGTTCAACTTTTATAATCTTATAATCTTCCAAGCCTTTTTCAGAGAACTTCCAATTGAACTTGAAGAGTCTGCAAAAATTGACGGAGCAAATGACTTTGTAATATTTACGCGTATAATACTTCCCTTGTCAACACCAGTTTTAGCAACAATTGCACTCTTTGTTGGTGTTTACAACTGGAATGACTATTTCATGGGAGTTATATTCATTAACAATCCAAAGCTTCAGCCTATACAAACATTTTTGTACAAGGTCATAGCTCAGGTAACATCGAACCAGATGCTTGCATATGCACCTGGGGGGATTGCAACAAGGAATGTAACTTCACAATCTCTTAAGATGGCTACAATGGTTATAACCACATTACCAATTGTATGTGTATATCCGTTCTTGCAAAAGTATTTTGTCAAAGGACTCTTGATTGGTGCTATAAAAGGATAA
- a CDS encoding ABC transporter permease encodes MESAISANRQHSRQNGFRRFLHKLNEQKYLQAMAIPGVIWMIIFNYIPMYGIIIAFKEYDITLGFNKSPWIGLTNFKEFFSDERFWLIIKNTVGISFFKLLVGFPLPILFAVLLNELASVRFKRAVQTISYLPHFISWVVLGGILMNWLSETGLINIILTKIGILKQPIAFLAEPKYFWGIAVISEVWKELGWNAIIYLAAIAGIDPELYEAATVDGAGRFTKMFKITIPCISGTIAIMFILAVSGLMNSNFDQIFVLRNPLNADASDVIDIYVYRMGIEAFRFSYATAIGLFKSIIALILLLTANGVTKKLTDKSLF; translated from the coding sequence ATGGAATCAGCTATTTCAGCAAATAGGCAGCATAGCCGCCAAAATGGCTTTAGAAGATTTTTGCACAAGTTAAATGAACAAAAATATCTTCAGGCAATGGCAATACCAGGTGTAATTTGGATGATTATTTTTAACTACATACCAATGTATGGAATAATAATTGCATTTAAAGAATACGACATCACATTGGGGTTTAATAAATCACCATGGATAGGTCTTACTAATTTTAAAGAATTCTTTTCTGATGAGAGATTCTGGTTGATAATAAAAAACACTGTGGGAATTAGCTTTTTCAAACTTCTTGTAGGATTTCCTTTACCAATATTGTTTGCTGTACTCTTAAATGAACTTGCATCAGTGCGGTTTAAGAGAGCCGTACAAACAATATCTTACCTGCCTCATTTTATATCTTGGGTTGTGCTTGGTGGAATACTTATGAACTGGCTATCAGAAACAGGTCTTATAAATATAATTTTAACAAAAATAGGAATATTAAAGCAACCTATAGCTTTCTTGGCAGAACCAAAATATTTTTGGGGGATTGCGGTTATATCTGAAGTTTGGAAAGAACTTGGTTGGAACGCGATAATATACTTAGCTGCAATCGCTGGAATTGATCCAGAGCTTTATGAAGCAGCAACTGTAGATGGGGCAGGAAGATTTACAAAGATGTTCAAGATAACCATACCCTGTATTTCTGGTACAATTGCTATTATGTTTATTTTAGCAGTAAGTGGGCTTATGAATTCAAACTTTGACCAGATATTTGTTCTCAGAAATCCGCTTAATGCAGATGCTTCGGATGTAATTGATATTTATGTTTACCGAATGGGAATAGAAGCTTTTAGATTTTCGTATGCAACTGCAATAGGACTTTTCAAGTCGATAATAGCGCTAATATTGCTTCTTACTGCAAATGGTGTAACTAAGAAACTTACTGATAAATCATTATTCTAA